The following proteins are encoded in a genomic region of Paenibacillus antri:
- a CDS encoding ATP-binding protein, producing the protein MVITSNKSWEWDELMSDAVLATTVFDRILRNTHLRGNPPAKR; encoded by the coding sequence ATGGTCATTACCAGTAACAAGAGCTGGGAGTGGGACGAACTCATGAGCGACGCAGTTCTAGCGACAACCGTGTTCGATCGCATCCTCCGCAATACCCATTTAAGGGGAAATCCACCAGCAAAAAGATAA
- a CDS encoding pentapeptide repeat-containing protein: MNYEVDREDIKKIYELYGFELIEEKPGYLVFAFKVGYFKNAELVNLSNSDMTETMEQLRRLGYNPQETHFVSLQTIRDRLFNGFFQVNYYRERVKKTYSEFAENQKKLLGIQYEYIKGNYLFENTQRHDDLISHILSLLVEQGPSLIVLEAAAGFGKTCTVYEIINQFVSQENNNSVPVMSELSRNRTAKIFRYILLDEIDKNFPNLNSDLVKMEIYNGRIPLIVDGFDELMIRSHAEADADFDEVESMLDTIGDMLKDNAKIILTSRKSALLSGDKFYQWIENRENDFKVSRFILNEPSIRDWIGGEKNSVINRLDGSIEKLLNPVILAFIRSLSIEEFVPICNNADQLIDKYFSRLLERERDRQNLKLETGEQLEIFQGLAYKMAVLGITSDLRENIKRIISTDFLDVLEMSRKRYYSVDRPDSDRLANTLAGHVLLDRNGSFDQVAFINEFVFGILLGNAMCEKDELDIMDIKFIDLACTSYSIRDQQQRELLYKKIQSISLAFSNEENFDVDVRLMNRLTRDYRDMMQNEINLKEFQFDSYKIVSSVFYSSTFSNMNFKKSTFSKTSFIDCKFYNCIFENDINEEREIQFINCSGSDSDSFIDIIDKQHSVITSIDEIIELEFEKIVIEQFWPSGKAGGQPKRHYRTLFYGVDHNLHPLIEQAIQRLRKRDILHREGEIYSLNYGKSYEIKQIRNNN; this comes from the coding sequence ATGAACTATGAAGTGGATCGAGAAGATATTAAAAAGATATACGAATTATACGGGTTTGAATTGATTGAAGAAAAACCTGGATATTTAGTATTCGCTTTTAAAGTGGGATATTTTAAGAATGCGGAATTGGTCAATCTATCCAATTCGGACATGACAGAAACAATGGAGCAACTAAGACGACTAGGTTATAATCCCCAAGAAACTCACTTTGTGTCTTTGCAAACTATTCGCGACCGATTATTTAACGGCTTTTTTCAAGTTAACTATTACAGGGAAAGAGTAAAAAAAACGTACAGTGAGTTCGCAGAAAATCAAAAGAAGCTACTAGGTATTCAATATGAGTATATAAAAGGGAATTATTTGTTTGAAAATACCCAAAGGCATGATGACTTAATTAGTCATATACTCTCTCTCTTAGTTGAACAGGGGCCCAGTCTAATAGTTCTGGAGGCAGCTGCGGGATTTGGGAAGACATGCACAGTTTATGAAATTATTAATCAATTTGTCTCACAGGAAAATAACAATAGTGTCCCTGTGATGTCAGAATTATCGCGAAATAGGACAGCCAAAATTTTCCGATATATATTACTAGATGAAATTGATAAGAATTTCCCTAATCTAAATTCTGATTTAGTTAAAATGGAAATATATAATGGTAGAATTCCTTTGATTGTAGATGGTTTTGATGAATTAATGATTAGAAGTCATGCTGAAGCAGATGCTGACTTTGACGAAGTTGAATCAATGCTTGATACCATTGGTGATATGTTAAAGGATAATGCAAAAATAATTCTTACATCAAGAAAGAGCGCACTTTTATCTGGTGACAAATTCTATCAGTGGATTGAGAATAGAGAAAATGATTTCAAGGTTTCAAGATTTATTTTGAACGAGCCTTCAATACGTGACTGGATTGGTGGAGAAAAAAATAGCGTAATCAACAGGTTGGATGGCAGCATTGAGAAATTATTAAATCCTGTTATTCTCGCTTTTATTCGAAGTTTATCAATTGAAGAGTTTGTTCCGATCTGTAATAATGCTGATCAATTAATTGATAAATATTTCTCTCGCCTTTTAGAGAGGGAAAGAGATCGTCAAAATTTGAAGCTAGAAACAGGGGAACAGTTGGAAATATTTCAAGGGCTGGCGTATAAGATGGCCGTATTAGGAATTACTTCTGATTTACGAGAAAATATCAAACGAATTATTTCTACTGACTTTTTGGACGTCCTGGAGATGTCTAGGAAAAGGTACTACAGTGTTGATAGGCCAGATTCCGATCGATTAGCAAATACATTGGCAGGTCATGTATTACTTGACCGGAATGGGTCCTTTGATCAGGTTGCATTCATTAATGAGTTTGTGTTTGGGATTTTGTTGGGTAACGCTATGTGTGAAAAAGATGAACTAGATATTATGGACATTAAATTTATTGACTTAGCATGCACTTCTTATTCAATACGTGACCAGCAACAAAGGGAACTGCTTTATAAAAAAATTCAATCTATTTCCCTGGCTTTTTCCAATGAGGAGAATTTTGATGTTGATGTAAGGTTAATGAACAGATTAACAAGAGATTACAGAGATATGATGCAAAACGAGATCAATCTTAAGGAATTCCAATTCGATTCATATAAGATAGTTAGCAGTGTCTTTTATTCAAGCACTTTTTCAAACATGAATTTCAAGAAATCAACTTTTTCCAAAACTTCTTTCATTGATTGCAAATTTTACAACTGTATATTTGAAAATGACATAAATGAAGAAAGAGAGATTCAATTTATTAATTGTAGTGGAAGTGACTCAGACTCATTCATTGACATTATCGACAAGCAGCATAGTGTTATAACATCAATAGATGAAATCATCGAACTTGAATTTGAGAAAATAGTTATAGAACAATTTTGGCCATCAGGGAAAGCAGGCGGGCAGCCGAAAAGACATTATAGAACATTGTTTTATGGTGTTGACCATAATTTGCACCCATTAATTGAACAAGCCATTCAGCGCTTAAGAAAAAGGGACATTTTACATCGCGAGGGAGAGATTTATTCTCTAAATTACGGAAAATCCTATGAAATAAAACAGATTCGTAACAATAATTAG
- a CDS encoding RelA/SpoT domain-containing protein: MQLLQLPPDSLLKDVEVQIKNELDKIGLFYRIFSRVKTTESLLYKMEEKEYGPDKKLQDLFGVRIVLYFNDDIEICETVVTRKFQKIDESRDHPDSSTFKPTRTNLIFRLDEKTSNLIEPVTRKHFIDNTFELQLRTVFSEGWHEVEHDLRYKCKEEWEGYVDHSRTLNGLVATLETCDWSIVQLFTELSYRNYKDNNLIPMIRNKFRLRFANKPLDHDMEEVLKSDKELVKKLYRVDRDTVLFTLSKISISLPLTFDNIIYICNYLFMKNEEILELTPLILKEQLAKILVVDH; encoded by the coding sequence GTGCAGTTATTGCAACTACCACCAGATTCTCTACTAAAAGATGTTGAGGTGCAAATAAAAAATGAACTGGATAAGATAGGTTTATTTTACCGTATCTTTTCAAGGGTAAAAACAACTGAGTCTTTACTCTATAAGATGGAAGAGAAGGAGTACGGACCAGATAAGAAACTACAAGACCTTTTTGGAGTCAGAATAGTACTATACTTTAACGATGACATTGAAATATGCGAAACAGTCGTAACTAGAAAATTCCAAAAGATTGACGAATCAAGGGATCATCCAGATTCTTCGACCTTCAAACCAACACGTACTAACCTTATTTTTAGGTTGGACGAAAAAACCAGTAACTTAATTGAACCAGTAACGAGGAAGCATTTTATTGACAACACCTTTGAACTGCAATTGAGAACTGTGTTTTCAGAAGGCTGGCATGAGGTAGAACATGATCTTAGATACAAATGTAAAGAAGAGTGGGAAGGTTACGTTGACCACTCGCGTACATTAAACGGGTTGGTAGCAACGCTCGAGACATGTGATTGGTCAATAGTTCAACTCTTTACAGAGCTTTCATACCGGAACTACAAGGATAATAATCTAATCCCAATGATAAGAAATAAATTTAGGCTTCGTTTTGCAAATAAACCACTGGATCACGATATGGAAGAAGTTTTAAAAAGTGACAAGGAACTAGTAAAAAAGTTGTATAGGGTTGACCGCGACACGGTACTTTTTACGTTGTCAAAAATAAGTATTTCGTTACCTCTAACATTTGATAACATTATATACATTTGTAACTATTTATTTATGAAAAATGAAGAGATCTTAGAGTTAACTCCCCTGATATTAAAGGAACAACTTGCGAAAATCCTTGTTGTAGATCATTAA